The genome window ATAATAAACGCCCTCATTTTCAACTTTAGCACGACATACATCTGCACAATGATCACGGCTACCTTTAATCACATTAGCTTTAGCGCCATGCGACTCAATCATATTAATTTTTTTCGGCGATGTTCCTTCCGGTACAAAAATTTCACATTGAATACTCGCTTTAGCGCAATAGGTCGCGACACTATTTCCTGCATTACCACTACTATCTTGTACCACCGAATCAACACCAATCGACTTACAATGACTGATAAGTACCGCCGCACCACGGTCTTTAAAGGAAAGCGTTGGCATAAAGTAATCCATTTTTAATAATACATTTTCATCAAAACGGACTATCGGCGTCATCCCCTCTCCCAAGGAAATATCACGCCAACTTTCATCTTGCAAAGCGATAAATTTTCGATAACGAAATAAGCTCCACTCATGCTGATCAACCTGATTGAGATCAAATTTAGGTGGCTGATAATCTAATGACCATAACCCGCCACATTGACATTTTGCTTGGCGAGTAGATACCGGTGCAATTTGTTGGCATTGATTACAGATAAATTTCATATTGATTCTCCTAAGCAAATTCGGCAACCGCATCAATTTCGATAAGTGCGTTGTAATGCAAATTACCGCAAGGTACAACAGTACGAGCAGGTTTGTGTGAACCGAAAAAATCAGCATAAACTTGATTTACCGTATCCCAATAAGCTACATCGGGAATATACACACGGCATTGCACAACATCATTTCTACTAAGACCGGCAGTGGCGAGTACTTGAGCTAAATTAGCGAGAGCTTGTTTAGTTTGAGCTACAATATCACCAACAATTTTCCCATCAGCATTAAATGGAAGTTGTCCCGATATATACAACATTCCGTTGGATTTTATTGCTGGTGAATAATGCCCTTTACTTTGATTCGGTAGAATAATTTCCATTAGCGTTTTCCTCTTACTTCATCTAAATAACTATAAATGGTCACTTTATTTACGCCTAATTTTTCAGCAACTTTCTCAATACTACCTTTCATTAAAAACAAGCCTTTTTGTTCCATAAAACGAATCTTTTCAATTTTTTCATCTCGAGTCATCATCTCAACAGATTGTCCGTTTACAATTTTATCCATTAAATTTTCTGCCATTGCAGAAAGCGGAAGCTCTTCTGTTTCTAGCGTTTGCTCAGTTTGTTTTATTTGATTTAGGTTAGGCAATAAGCTATTTAAGTAAGCGATTTGCTCAGTAATCGGTGTTGTGTCAATGTTGATACATAAAGCACCAACCAGCTGTTGGTTTTGGTCAAAAATCAGTTGAGTGGATGAACGAATAAGTTTACCCTCGACTTCAAAATAGTAATTGGCTACATAGTTATTATTCAGCTTATCCGATAACATCACTTCCTTAACCAAATGGTCAAAATTCTGCCCCGGTTTACGATGTGTAACATCGCCGGCGACATACACAACCGAGTGCTCAGGGCGGTTTAAATCATGTAAAACAACTTCACAACTTTTGCCGAACATTTCAACTAACATCTCTGCCATCGAAACATAAGGGATAAGAATTTGGTTCATAGCATCTCCGTAGAATTTTTTATATAGACTATATAATTTATTCTATATCATCAATGAATTTATATAATTTTTTATATGGGAAATCGGTTAATGACATTGAAAATAGCGACGAATTGCCTACTCCCTTAAATTTCCCTTGTAATTTTGCTCAATTTTGTTAAATTCTTCAGGTTATTTTGCTATTTTTTAAGGTCTAACCATGAACCAATTAGATTTAATCAAATCATCTATCAAATCTATTCCTGATTATCCGAAAGCAGGTATTATTTTCCGTGACATTACCTCATTATTAGAAGTGCCGGAAGCATTCAAGGCAACCGTAGATGCGATCGTTGCTGAATTTAAAAATAAAGGTATTACTAAAGTCGTTGGAACAGAGTCTCGCGGCTTTATCTTTGGTGCACCGGTAGCGCTTGCGTTGGGCGTACCTTTTGTATTAGTTCGTAAACCTAAAAAATTACCACGTGAAGTTATTTCACAATCTTATTCTTTAGAATATGGTGAAGATACGCTGGAAATCCATGTAGATTCAGTAAAAGAAGGTGATAACGTATTAGTTGTAGACGATTTATTAGCAACCGGCGGTACAATTGACGCTACGGCAAAATTAATTCGTCGTTTAGGCGGTAAAGTAGAACACGCGACCTTTGTGATTTGGTTACCGGATTTAGGCGGAAAAGAACGTTTAGAAAAAGAAGGCATCAATTCATTCACATTGGTTGAGTTTGCCGGTCATTAATATTTCTTAGCACGGAGTACGTGTATTCCATGCTAAATAAGAGTCGCAATGAGTTATCAAGTTTTAGCCCGTAAATGGCGTCCACAACGTTTTTCTGAAGTTGTCGGACAGCAACACGTTTTATCTGCATTAGAAAATGGTCTGCGTGAAGGCAGGCTTCATCACGCCTACCTGTTTTCCGGTACACGTGGTGTAGGTAAAACCTCGATTGCACGCCTATTTGCAAAAGGCTTAAACTGCGAAACCGGTATCACTGCTACACCTTGCGGTGAGTGTGCAAATTGTAAAGCGATCGAAGAAGGTCGCTTTATTGATCTGATTGAAATTGATGCGGCTTCACGTACTAAAGTCGAAGACACACGTGAGTTGCTTGATAATGTTCAATACAAGCCAACAGTCGGACGCTTTAAAGTTTACCTGATCGACGAAGTGCATATGCTTTCTCGTCACAGTTTCAATGCGTTGCTTAAAACGCTTGAGGAACCACCGGAATACGTAAAGTTCCTATTGGCAACGACAGATCCACAAAAACTTCCGATCACGATCTTATCCCGTTGTATGCAATTCCATTTGCGTGCATTAGATCAAACTCAGATCGCAAATCATCTCGAATTTATCCTGCAACAGGAGAATATTCCCTATGAGTCAGCCGCTATTGAAAAATTAGCAAAAGCGGCTCAAGGCAGTATTCGTGATTCATTAAGTTTAACCGATCAAGCGATTGCGGTAAGTAATGCGAATATTAGTTTACCTATCGTGCGGCAAATGCTCGGTTTAATTGATGATCACCAACCAATCGAATTAGTCACCGCTCTTGCCCAAGCAGACGGTGAAAAAGCAATGTCAGTTATTCAATCCGTTGCTGAAAAAGGAATTGATTGGTCACAACTACTCTCTGATGTTGCCCAAACGTTACATCAAATTGCAATGCTCCAACTGCTTAAAAATAGCGGGCAGGAACAAACTCAGCTACATTTTTTAGCAAAACAAATTGCACCTGAAGACGTACAACTTTTCTATCAGCTAATGCTCAATGGTAAAAAAGAGTTAACATTTGCACCGGAACAACGTGCCGGTGTAGAAATGACGATTTTACGTGCATTGGCTTTCCATCCTAAACGAGCGGAAGAAATCAATCGCCAACCGGTAAGAGAAGTTGTTCAAACAACAGCGACTGTATCGCATACACCACAGCAAAATATTGAACAGCTCAAAGCTCGTTTAACGCATAATCACGCACCGCAAGCGGTTAATTCTACTCAAAATTTTGCAACACAACCTGTTGCAAAAATGCCGGAAAATTCAACCGCTTATCCGCAACCAGCCGCAAGTGTAGTTGAAAGCGGTTCAGCGCCAGTGTCGCCGGCACTTGCGGCAATGCAGGCCCGTAAACAGTTACAGCAAACTCAGGCACAACTTACTCAAAACGAAAAAAAAGCCTGAGTTAGCTAAACCGGCTATTTCATCGGCGAGCAGACCAAATTCACAAAAAACGCCAAGTTTACAAGAGCGTTTTATGAATTTGGCAACTGAGCAACAAACGCAAGCTCAGCTTCAACCAACAAAGCAACCAGAAAAACCGTTAAGCGATGAAGATTATTGCTGGACGTGGCTCAATCCCGAATTAGAAACCCAAAATGAAAGCACTAAACCATCCGATATCAAACAAGCTATCTTGCAAGAGCGTACGCCAGAATTAGTGGCAAAAACAATCGCATTATCTTGCGAGCAAGACGAATGGTGCAAAATTGTGAATGAGTTAAAACTTGGTGGTTTATCTCGTCAAGTCGCATTAAATAGCTATTTGGCCGAAAAACAAGGCGAACAACTTAAATTAGTCCTTAAGCCAGCAATGGCACATTTAGATAATGCCGAATCTCGCCAAAGCTTAGCGACCGCTTTACAAGAAAAAGGCTTTAGCTATGAATTGGCTATCGGTGAAAGTACAGAACATAAAACACCGCTTGAAATTCGCCGAGCTATTTTTGGAAATTTAACGCTCGAAGCGAAAAAAGCACTTATCCATGATGAAAAATTAATGCTCGCTACGCCAAACATTTGATGCGGAAATCGACGAAAGTACGATTCGAGCTGTTGCAGAGAATAAAGAATAATGAAAGCTTTAGAAATCAATAATCTGATAAAAACCTATCCGACTGGTGTACAAGCGGTAAAAGGAATCGATCTTAGCGTAGAACAAGGCGATTTTTACGCACTGCTTGGGCATAACGGTGCGGGCAAATCAACAACCATTGGAATTATTAGCTCTCTAGTAAATAAAACTAGCGGTAGCGTAAAAGTATTCGGTTACGATCTTGATACTCAGAAAATTCAGCTTAAACAACAAATTGGACTTGTACCGCAGGAATTTAATTTCAATCAGTTTGAGAAAGTGATTGATGTTTTAACCCAACAAGCTGGTTATTACGGAATTTCACATAACGAAGCGGTAAACCGAGCCGAAACTTGGCTGAAAAAACTCGATCTGTGGGAAAAACAAAACCACCTTACCCGAGAACTTTCCGGCGGTATGAAACGTCGTGTCATGATTGCTCGTGCGTTAATGCATAATCCTAAATTGCTGATTTTAGATGAGCCAACTGCCGGAGTGGATATTGAATTACGCCGCAGTTTATGGGACTTTTTACGAGAACTGAATCAACAAGGCACTACCATTATTTTAACCACACATTATTTAGAAGAAGCAGAGAATCTTTGCCGTCATATTGGTATTATCCAAAACGGTTTATTGGTTGAAAATACTTCAATGAAAGCCTTACTCGCCAAATTGGAAACAGAAACTTTCGTGTTGGATTTACAAAGAAAATCGGAAAATCAACCGCTTGAAATACAAGGCTATCCAACGCAATGGTTAGATGAAAATACCTTAGAAGTTGAAGTAAAACGAGAACAAGGTTTAACCAATCTGTTCCAACAAATTGCACAACAAGATGTGGAAGTGCTTAGTATGCGTAACAAATCTAACCGTCTTGAAGAACTCTTTATGAAAATGGCAAATTAATATATGAATTTAACTGGATTTTTTACTCTTTCTGCCAAAGAATCTCGCCGAATTATTCGTATTTGGCGTCAAACATTGGTTCCACCGATTATCACGACCACACTCTATTTTCTTATTTTCGGTAAATTAATTGGCGGTCGTATTGGTGAAATGAATGGCGTAAGCTATATGCAATTTATTGCACCGGGGCTAGTGATGATGAATGCGATTACCGCATCTTACGTAAATACTGCCTCATCATTTTTCCTCAGTAAATTTACTCGTAATTTTGAAGAATTATTAGTTTCTCCGCTCTCAACGCACAATATTATTTGGGGTTATGTGATGGGAAGTATTGTACGAGGCGGTTTAGCTGGTATTTTAGTGATGTTAGTCGCACTCTGCTTCGTTTCGTTTGATATTCATTCGTGGGCAATTATTTTACTGACTTTATTAATGACAACCATTGCCTTTGCGCTCGGTGGATTAATTAATGCGGTATATGCAAAATCATTTGATGATGTCGGTTTAATTCCGACCTTTGTTTTAACACCTCTGACTTATTTAGGCGGTGTGTTCTACTCGATTTCACTTTTACCCGAATTTTGGCAAACTGTATCCAAATTTAATCCGATCGTGTATATGATCAACGGTTTCCGCTATGGATTTTTAGGCATTAGCGATGTATCGGTATCCTATACTTTTGTGGTGTTAATCTCATTTATTGCCGTGCTATACTATATCGCCTTTTCATTGATTGAGAAGGGAGTCGGGCTTCGTAGCTGATTTTCTTTGCCAAGGATAACACGAGAGAGATTTGCTAAAGTCAGCTAAAAGCCAACCGCTTGCTCTCGTGTTAAATGCTTTAAAGGAATTTCAATATGAAACGATTATCTAAAACTTGCTTTATCGGAGCGTTAGTGCTTTCAACGCCTTTCGCATTCTCTCAAGACATTACTGTCTTTGCCGCTTCATCAATGACTAATGTATTACAAGAAATCAATCAAGATTTTGCCAAGCAATATCCTGATGATAAAGTAGTATTTTCCTTTGCATCCAGTTCGGTATTAGCCAAACAAATCGAACAAGATGCACCGGCAGATGTGTTTATCTCAGCCGACCTGAAATGGATGGACTACTTAAAAGAAAAACAGCCTACCAAAACTCAAAATATTCGTCATCTTGTTAAAAATGAGCTGGTTTTGATTGCACCAAAAGACAGTTCATTCGAGGCAAGCGATATACAAGCGGTCGATTTTGCGAAAATTTTAGCAAATAGCTATTTATCCGTAGGAGATCCGGCTCATGTACCGGCAGGCAAATATGCGAAAAAAGCATTGGAACATTACGGCTTATGGCAACAAGTAGAGCCTAGAATCGCTCGAGCGAAAAATGTACGTGACGCACTATCATTCGTAGAACGTGGTGAATCGCCATTGGGTATTGTTTACTCTACCGATGCGAAAGTTTCTGATAAAGTGAAAGTGATCACAGTTTTTCCAACCGAAAGCTATGGTGAAGTGATTTATCCGGTCGCGACAGTGAGCGATAAAGTGCAAGCTAAAACATTTTTAGATTTCCTAAAAACGCCGAAAGCCAAAGCAAAATTTGAAGTCGCCGGTTTTTACCCGATTCATTAATTCGACAAAAGGGATAGCTAACGCTATTCCTTTTCTGCTTATCTATGGTTGAAGCAATGTTCAATTTTACCCCTCAAGAACTTGATGCTATTTTCTTAAGTTTGAAAGTGGCTTTACTGGCAGTTGTTCTATCACTACCGTTTGCGATATTTATCGCTTGGTTATTATCTCGCAAACAATTTTGGGGTAAAAACTTATTAAACGGCATTGTGCATCTGCCGCTTGTATTACCACCAGTGGTTATTGGCTATTTATTATTGGTTTCGATGGCAAAAAAAGGTGTAATCGGTCAATATTTATGGCAATGGTTTGAATTTTCATTCAGTTTTTCTTGGAAAGGTGCAGTTCTCGCCTCAATGGTGATGGCATTTCCGTTAATGGTGAGATCGATTCGTCTGACATTAGATGCGGTCGATCCGAAATTGGAACAAGCCGCCAGAACCTTAGGTGCATCCCCGTTAAAAGTGTTTTTTACGCTCACGCTACCACTTTCCTATTCAGGTATTATCGCCGGAGCCGTACTCGGTTTTGCTCGTTCATTGGGGGAGTTTGGTGCAACAATCACCTTTGTTTCCAATATTCCGAATCAAACTCAAACTATTCCGTCCGCACTCTTTACTTTTATCGAAACACCGGACGGTGAACTGGTCAGCCGCACGTTTATGTGCCGTTTCGATTATGATTTCCTTAATTGCACTATTTGCTTCCGAATGGTTTGCTGAAAAGCAAAAACGCTTACTGAATTAACCTATGCTTCAATTAAATCTACACCAAACGCTTGGACAACTTGAATTAGCGGTAAAACTTGATATTCCAAATAAAGGCGTTACTGCTATTTTTGGACGTTCCGGAGCCGGTAAATCCAGTTTAATCAATCTGATTGCCGGTTTATCTACGCCACAAAAAGGCTATATCCGCCTTAATCAACAAACCTTATTTGATAGCGAGCAAAGGATCAATCTTGCGCCGGAAAAGCGAAAAATTGGTTATGTATTTCAAGAACACCGACTCTTCCCGCATTACACGGTTGAGAAGAACCTCAAATACGGTTACAAGCGGTCGGATTCCGCTCATTTTTTGCAAATTGTACAATTACTGGGTATTGAGCATTTACTCACTCGTTTTCCAGCTAGCCTTTCCGGCGGTGAAAAGCGCGTGTCGCGATCGGTCGAGCGTTATTAAGCGAACCGCAATTATTACTGATGGACGAACCATTATCCGCACTTGATTTACCACGTAAACAAGAATTGATCAATTATTTAAGCAAACTGGTCGCCCAAATTGAAATCCCGATTTTATATGTCAGCCATAGCTTAGACGAAATCATTCGTTTGGCGGATAACCTTATTTTGCTCGAACAAGGTAAAGTCACGCTTTTTGATAGCGTTGCTAATGTATGGCATCATCCGGCGTTTATGGCTTGGCAAGCGGATTCACAAAAGGTTAGCTTATTAGAATTAACGATTCATTCTTACCAACCCACTTACAAAATGGTTGGCTTAAATCTTGGTACGCAACAAATTTGGATCAACGAAACACCGCATTATCAAATCGGTGATAAATTACGCATTACTATTGCCAGCAAAGATGTGTCTATCAGCTTAGAAAAGCCGAACCAAAGTTCTATTCGTAATATATTACAAGGCAAAATTATGCAGATTATTGAACAAACCGACCGAGTAGATATTGCGGTCTCAGTTGATAATCACACAATATGGGCAAGTATCAGTTTCTGGTCATTTGATGAACTGGCCTTGTGGAATGGACAAAATGTCTATTTGCAAGTCAAAAGCGTTTCTTTGTAGAAATGCAAAAATTTAGTAAAATACGACCGCTTATTTGAGAGAGAAACCATGCCAGTAGTAAACCAATCATCCCTTGTCGCTTATAGCGCTGAGCAAATGTATCAGCTCGTTAACGATTACGAAAAATACCCACAATTTTTATCCGGTTGCGTAGGTTCCAAAACCATTAGTCGTGGTGAAACAGAACTAGAAGCAGAGCTACATATTCAAAAATTAGGTATTAGCCAAACCTTTAGCACACATAACACAATGCGCCTGAATGAACGTATTGAAATGAAACTAATCAAAGGCCCATTTCGTTATTTACAAGGTGTTTGGACATTCCAACCCTTTGATGAACAAAGCTGTAAAATCAGCTTACAACTTGAATTCGAATTTTCGAATCCTGTTGTCGGTATGGTATTTGGAAAAGTGTTTAACGAAATGACCATAAAAATGGTCAATGCGTTTAAACAGAGAGCCAAGGAGGTTTACGGTGTCTGAATCAGAAAAGATTATTGTTGAAGTTGCTTACGCCTATCCTGAACGTTATTTTCTAAAAAAACTTACGCTTGATAACGCGACAACAATCCAAAATGTGATTTTGCAATCCGGTATTTTAGAAAAATATACTGAAATCGATTTGAGAACCAATAAAGTCGGTATCTTTAGCCGTCCGGCAAAATTAACCGATATGGTAGAAAATGGTGATCGTATTGAGATTTATCGCCCATTGATTGCGGATCCAAAAGAAATTCGTCGTAAGCGAGCAACAGAACAAAACAAGAAATAAGAAAAAAAGCACGAAAAGTAAAATGCTCTTCGTGCTTTATTTTTCTTAGCGAATATATTTACCCGCCATTGATTGATACACCGTATTCTCACCTGACAAAATCGTATATTTTTGATTCAAAATCGAAAGCTGAGAACTAAGTTCTGTGTTCATTGCACCAATCCACTCACGGAATTCTGATGCACCTTGTTCATAACGATTTTTATAATAAGTACTAATGCGCTTATCATGTTCATACGCTTTTTGTAAGGTTGCATAGCTATTACGAGATTGCTGATAAGCATAATAGTAGTTATCAATTTCATTCAATGCGCTTGTTAACGCTTGCTCATAATTTAATTTCGCCGTCATATAATCAGACTCAGAAATTTTGACATTATTTTGAACACGATTCCAATCTAAGAATGGTAAATCAAATGAAATAACACCATTACCTACCGGATTATCGCCGATATTACGTGCTTTAGAAGCATTGCCTGAAATTGCACCACCTAAAGTCACAGTTGGGAACCAACTTTTTTCCGTTGCAGTTAATGAGTTAAACGCACTTTGTAAACGGTTTAAACGAGCTGTAATATCCGGACGATTTGCAATTGCAGAAACCGGAACATTTAAATCAACGCCTTGTAGTTTCCCCCCAAGATACTTGGATAACGAGAAGGTAAGGATTGATTTGGTTTTAAATTTAATAAATTACGCAACGTTTGTTCTGCTGTTTTTAAATTCGTACGGTAAGCAATTAAGTTATTATGTGCATTTAATGTCGCTT of Actinobacillus arthritidis contains these proteins:
- a CDS encoding RidA family protein, giving the protein MEIILPNQSKGHYSPAIKSNGMLYISGQLPFNADGKIVGDIVAQTKQALANLAQVLATAGLSRNDVVQCRVYIPDVAYWDTVNQVYADFFGSHKPARTVVPCGNLHYNALIEIDAVAEFA
- a CDS encoding helix-turn-helix transcriptional regulator — its product is MNQILIPYVSMAEMLVEMFGKSCEVVLHDLNRPEHSVVYVAGDVTHRKPGQNFDHLVKEVMLSDKLNNNYVANYYFEVEGKLIRSSTQLIFDQNQQLVGALCINIDTTPITEQIAYLNSLLPNLNQIKQTEQTLETEELPLSAMAENLMDKIVNGQSVEMMTRDEKIEKIRFMEQKGLFLMKGSIEKVAEKLGVNKVTIYSYLDEVRGKR
- the apt gene encoding adenine phosphoribosyltransferase, whose amino-acid sequence is MNQLDLIKSSIKSIPDYPKAGIIFRDITSLLEVPEAFKATVDAIVAEFKNKGITKVVGTESRGFIFGAPVALALGVPFVLVRKPKKLPREVISQSYSLEYGEDTLEIHVDSVKEGDNVLVVDDLLATGGTIDATAKLIRRLGGKVEHATFVIWLPDLGGKERLEKEGINSFTLVEFAGH
- a CDS encoding ABC transporter ATP-binding protein produces the protein MKALEINNLIKTYPTGVQAVKGIDLSVEQGDFYALLGHNGAGKSTTIGIISSLVNKTSGSVKVFGYDLDTQKIQLKQQIGLVPQEFNFNQFEKVIDVLTQQAGYYGISHNEAVNRAETWLKKLDLWEKQNHLTRELSGGMKRRVMIARALMHNPKLLILDEPTAGVDIELRRSLWDFLRELNQQGTTIILTTHYLEEAENLCRHIGIIQNGLLVENTSMKALLAKLETETFVLDLQRKSENQPLEIQGYPTQWLDENTLEVEVKREQGLTNLFQQIAQQDVEVLSMRNKSNRLEELFMKMAN
- a CDS encoding ABC transporter permease, giving the protein MNLTGFFTLSAKESRRIIRIWRQTLVPPIITTTLYFLIFGKLIGGRIGEMNGVSYMQFIAPGLVMMNAITASYVNTASSFFLSKFTRNFEELLVSPLSTHNIIWGYVMGSIVRGGLAGILVMLVALCFVSFDIHSWAIILLTLLMTTIAFALGGLINAVYAKSFDDVGLIPTFVLTPLTYLGGVFYSISLLPEFWQTVSKFNPIVYMINGFRYGFLGISDVSVSYTFVVLISFIAVLYYIAFSLIEKGVGLRS
- the modA gene encoding molybdate ABC transporter substrate-binding protein: MKRLSKTCFIGALVLSTPFAFSQDITVFAASSMTNVLQEINQDFAKQYPDDKVVFSFASSSVLAKQIEQDAPADVFISADLKWMDYLKEKQPTKTQNIRHLVKNELVLIAPKDSSFEASDIQAVDFAKILANSYLSVGDPAHVPAGKYAKKALEHYGLWQQVEPRIARAKNVRDALSFVERGESPLGIVYSTDAKVSDKVKVITVFPTESYGEVIYPVATVSDKVQAKTFLDFLKTPKAKAKFEVAGFYPIH
- a CDS encoding type II toxin-antitoxin system RatA family toxin encodes the protein MPVVNQSSLVAYSAEQMYQLVNDYEKYPQFLSGCVGSKTISRGETELEAELHIQKLGISQTFSTHNTMRLNERIEMKLIKGPFRYLQGVWTFQPFDEQSCKISLQLEFEFSNPVVGMVFGKVFNEMTIKMVNAFKQRAKEVYGV
- a CDS encoding RnfH family protein, which gives rise to MRLNREPRRFTVSESEKIIVEVAYAYPERYFLKKLTLDNATTIQNVILQSGILEKYTEIDLRTNKVGIFSRPAKLTDMVENGDRIEIYRPLIADPKEIRRKRATEQNKK